In Lagopus muta isolate bLagMut1 chromosome 6, bLagMut1 primary, whole genome shotgun sequence, one DNA window encodes the following:
- the ZP1 gene encoding zona pellucida sperm-binding protein 1 isoform X1, with protein MEETHGKLRVVLSAEMAWSCSLLLPLLLLLPTWLPSGSALLRYHYDCGDFGMQLLAFPTRGRTMRFKVLDEFGTRFEVANCSICLHWLSAVEDGGLVFSAGYKGCHVVLKDSRYVLRVQLEEMLLSGVVAASYEVNMTCPQPAGYEVLRDENVHGHHQPERGNGALTGHGVDVLIPRPRPGLLQHIAHSALAVPRPQLPPRGPMEQSHPVAHAQPILEPSELQHQPQPGMEHPRPQPQNQPGTIHASGQTQMGLLHPGLQSPNQPAFVHVGSQIQPGVLRPGLQSQNQQGLVRPGSQTQPGVLRPGLQSSNQHGLAHPGGQMQSGVLRPGLQSSNQHGLAHPGGQMQSGVLRPGLQSSNQHGLAHPGGQTQPGVLRPGLQSPNQHGLVHPGYQTQPGIPRPGLQSSNQHGLVRPGSETQPGVLHQGLQSPNQHGLLHPGGQTRPGVLRPGPQLQNQPGLVHAGSQIQAGLFHSGLQPPNQPSLVQPGLQPGSMHSSTHAQAGFVRPGLQPQSQLGLLLPSLQSHTQGSLLRPSLQSQAGLLQPSQPRPGLLRPGLPPRPGLQSQAQPGLLHPTALFYSSAGAVLPAPGEPLTREQCQVAVGRLSCVSPPGRDACLQAGCCFDDTDRATPCYYGNTATVQCLPEGHFVLVVPRGLSAQPYNLDSVRLASTQPGCQPAQTSDTFVLFHFPVTQCGTTVQVIEDRLVYENQLISTIDVQPGPRGSVTRDSVYILHARCIYNATELLPLSLEVAVPPTAAPLAQPGPLQLQLRIATDESYSSYHPDTDYPLVKVLRDPIYVEVRLLQKTDPNLVLVLHQCWAAPSTSPAAEPQWPILVDGCPFAGDNYRTQLVPVGPATLQMPFPSHYQRFAISTFAFVDSPSMVVLEGEVYILCSASVCHLSQPEPCRPSCQEAMPSRARRAAGARKTADIVGTVTSWGCVVLPKGPAVGRP; from the exons ATGGAGGAGACCCACGGGAAGCTCCGTGTTGTGCTCAGCGCTGAGATGgcctggagctgctccctgctgctgccgtTGCTACTGCTGCTGCCCACATGGCTGCCCTCTGGCTCGGCACTGCTGCGGTACCATTACGATTGTGGGGACTTTGGCATGCAGCTGCTGGCGTTCCCCACGCGTGGCCGCACCATGCGCTTCAAGGTCCTGG ATGAGTTTGGCACCCGCTTCGAAGTGGCCAACTGCTCCATCTGTCTGCACTGGCTCAGCGCTGTGGAGGATGGTGGGCTAGTCTTCTCAGCCGGCTACAAGGGCTGCCACGTGGTGCTGAAG GACAGCCGCTACGTGCTGCGGGTGCAgctggaggagatgctgctCAGTGGGGTGGTGGCTGCCTCCTACGAGGTGAACATGACGTGCCCACAGCCAGCTGGCTACGAGGTCCTCAGAGATGAGAACGTGCATGGCCACCACCAGCCCGAGCGGGGCAATGGCGCCCTGACAGGTCACGGTGTTGATGTCCTCATCCCCCGGCCACGGCCCGGCCTCCTGCAGCACATAGCCCATTCTGCCCTGGCCGTCCCTCgcccccagctgccccccaGAGGCCCCATGGAGCAGAGTCACCCTGTGGCACACGCACAGCCCATCCTGGAgccctcagagctgcagcaccagcctCAGCCCGGCATGGAGCACCCAAGACCCCAGCCCCAAAACCAACCTGGGACGATCCACGCTAGTGGTCAAACCCAGATGGGTCTCCTTCATCCAGGCCTTCAGTCCCCAAACCAGCCTGCATTTGTGCATGTTGGAAGTCAGATCCAACCAGGAGTCCTTCGCCCAGGTCTTCAGTCCCAAAACCAGCAAGGATTAGTGCGTCCAGGGAGTCAAACCCAACCAGGTGTCCTTCGCCCAGGTCTTCAATCTTCAAATCAGCATGGATTAGCACACCCAGGGGGTCAAATGCAATCAGGGGTCCTTCGCCCAGGTCTTCAATCTTCAAACCAGCATGGATTAGCACACCCAGGGGGTCAAATGCAATCAGGGGTCCTTCGCCCAGGTCTTCAATCTTCAAACCAGCATGGATTAGCACACCCAGGGGGTCAAACCCAACCAGGTGTCCTTCGCCCGGGTCTTCAGTCCCCAAATCAGCATGGATTAGTGCACCCAGGGTATCAAACACAACCAGGCATCCCTCGCCCAGGTCTTCAGTCCTCAAACCAGCATGGATTAGTGCGCCCAGGGAGTGAAACCCAACCAGGTGTCCTTCACCAAGGTCTTCAATCCCCAAACCAGCATGGATTACTGCATCCAGGAGGTCAAACCCGGCCAGGTGTCCTCCGCCCAGGTCCTCAGCTCCAGAACCAGCCTGGGCTGGTGCATGCTGGCAGTCAAATCCAAGCAGGCCTTTTTCACTCTGGTCTCCAGCCCCCAAACCAGCCTAGCTTAGTGCAACCCGGACTGCAGCCTGGCTCgatgcacagcagcactcatgCACAGGCAGGGTTTGTCCGCCCAGGCCTCCAGCCCCAAAGCCAGCTGGGCTTGCTTCTCCCCAGCCTCCAGTCCCACACCCAGGGCAGCCTCCTGCGCCCCAGCCTCCAGAGccaagcagggctgctgcagcccagccagccCCGACCAGGGCTGCTGCGCCCAGGGCTACCACCACGACCAGGGCTGCAGTCCCAAgcccagcctgggctgctgcatcCCACGGCTCTCTTCTACTCGTCGGCGGGGGCAG tgctCCCTGCCCCAGGTGAGCCTCTGACACGGGAGCAGTGCCAGGTAGCAGTGGGGAGGCTGTCCTGCGTGTCCCCGCCGGGCCGTGAtgcctgcctgcaggcaggctgctgctttgATGACACAGACCGTGCGACGCCCTGCTATTACGGCAACACAG CCACCGTACAGTGCCTGCCTGAGGGCCACTTCGTGCTGGTGGTGCCACGGGGGCTGTCGGCGCAGCCCTACAACTTGGACAGCGTGCGCCTGGCCAGCACCCAGCCTGGCTGCCAGCCTGCCCAGACCTCTGACACCTTCGTCCTCTTCCACTTCCCTGTCACGCAGTGTGGCACCACTGTGCAG gtGATTGAGGACCGGCTGGTCTACGAGAACCAGCTCATCTCCACCATTGATGTCCAGCCAGGGCCCCGTGGCTCTGTCACCCGTGACAGTGTTTACAT CCTCCACGCCCGCTGCATTTACAATGCCACTGAGCTGCTGCCGCTGAGCCTGGAGGTGGCTGTGCCCCCTACCGCTGCTCCTCTGGCACAGCCGGGGCcgctccagctgcagctgcgcATCGCCACCG ATGAGAGCTACAGCTCCTACCACCCTGACACCGACTACCCGCTGGTGAAGGTGCTGCGGGACCCCATCTACGTGGAGGTGCGGCTGCTGCAGAAGACCGACCCCAATCTGGTGCTGGTCCTGCaccagtgctgggcagcccccagcaccagcccagcagCTGAGCCCCAGTGGCCCATCCTGGTGGACGG GTGCCCCTTTGCTGGGGACAACTACAGGACGCAGCTGGTGCCGGTGGGACCTGCCACGCTGCAGATGCCCTTCCCCAGCCACTACCAGCGCTTTGCTATCTCCACCTTTGCCTTTGTGGACAGCCCTTCCATGGTGGTGCTGGAGGGAGAG GTGTACatcctgtgcagtgcctcagtGTGCCACCTGTCGCAGCCCGAGCCCTGCCGGCCCTCCTGTCAAGAGGCCATGCCTTCCC GGGCCCGACGAGCTGCAGGGGCCAGGAAGACAGCAGACATCGTGGGCACAGTCACCTCCTGGGGATGCGTTGTCTTGCCGAAGGGTCCTGCAGTGGGGAGACCTTAA
- the ZP1 gene encoding zona pellucida sperm-binding protein 1 isoform X4 codes for MEETHGKLRVVLSAEMAWSCSLLLPLLLLLPTWLPSGSALLRYHYDCGDFGMQLLAFPTRGRTMRFKVLDEFGTRFEVANCSICLHWLSAVEDGGLVFSAGYKGCHVVLKDSRYVLRVQLEEMLLSGVVAASYEVNMTCPQPAGYEVLRDENVHGHHQPERGNGALTGHGVDVLIPRPRPGLLQHIAHSALAVPRPQLPPRGPMEQSHPVAHAQPILEPSELQHQPQPGMEHPRPQPQNQPGTIHASGQTQMGLLHPGLQSPNQPAFVHVGSQIQPGVLRPGLQSQNQQGLVRPGSQTQPGVLRPGLQSSNQHGLAHPGGQTQPGVLRPGLQSPNQHGLVHPGYQTQPGIPRPGLQSSNQHGLVRPGSETQPGVLHQGLQSPNQHGLLHPGGQTRPGVLRPGPQLQNQPGLVHAGSQIQAGLFHSGLQPPNQPSLVQPGLQPGSMHSSTHAQAGFVRPGLQPQSQLGLLLPSLQSHTQGSLLRPSLQSQAGLLQPSQPRPGLLRPGLPPRPGLQSQAQPGLLHPTALFYSSAGAVLPAPGEPLTREQCQVAVGRLSCVSPPGRDACLQAGCCFDDTDRATPCYYGNTATVQCLPEGHFVLVVPRGLSAQPYNLDSVRLASTQPGCQPAQTSDTFVLFHFPVTQCGTTVQVIEDRLVYENQLISTIDVQPGPRGSVTRDSVYILHARCIYNATELLPLSLEVAVPPTAAPLAQPGPLQLQLRIATDESYSSYHPDTDYPLVKVLRDPIYVEVRLLQKTDPNLVLVLHQCWAAPSTSPAAEPQWPILVDGCPFAGDNYRTQLVPVGPATLQMPFPSHYQRFAISTFAFVDSPSMVVLEGEVYILCSASVCHLSQPEPCRPSCQEAMPSRARRAAGARKTADIVGTVTSWGCVVLPKGPAVGRP; via the exons ATGGAGGAGACCCACGGGAAGCTCCGTGTTGTGCTCAGCGCTGAGATGgcctggagctgctccctgctgctgccgtTGCTACTGCTGCTGCCCACATGGCTGCCCTCTGGCTCGGCACTGCTGCGGTACCATTACGATTGTGGGGACTTTGGCATGCAGCTGCTGGCGTTCCCCACGCGTGGCCGCACCATGCGCTTCAAGGTCCTGG ATGAGTTTGGCACCCGCTTCGAAGTGGCCAACTGCTCCATCTGTCTGCACTGGCTCAGCGCTGTGGAGGATGGTGGGCTAGTCTTCTCAGCCGGCTACAAGGGCTGCCACGTGGTGCTGAAG GACAGCCGCTACGTGCTGCGGGTGCAgctggaggagatgctgctCAGTGGGGTGGTGGCTGCCTCCTACGAGGTGAACATGACGTGCCCACAGCCAGCTGGCTACGAGGTCCTCAGAGATGAGAACGTGCATGGCCACCACCAGCCCGAGCGGGGCAATGGCGCCCTGACAGGTCACGGTGTTGATGTCCTCATCCCCCGGCCACGGCCCGGCCTCCTGCAGCACATAGCCCATTCTGCCCTGGCCGTCCCTCgcccccagctgccccccaGAGGCCCCATGGAGCAGAGTCACCCTGTGGCACACGCACAGCCCATCCTGGAgccctcagagctgcagcaccagcctCAGCCCGGCATGGAGCACCCAAGACCCCAGCCCCAAAACCAACCTGGGACGATCCACGCTAGTGGTCAAACCCAGATGGGTCTCCTTCATCCAGGCCTTCAGTCCCCAAACCAGCCTGCATTTGTGCATGTTGGAAGTCAGATCCAACCAGGAGTCCTTCGCCCAGGTCTTCAGTCCCAAAACCAGCAAGGATTAGTGCGTCCAGGGAGTCAAACCCAACCAGGTGTCCTTCGCCCAG GTCTTCAATCTTCAAACCAGCATGGATTAGCACACCCAGGGGGTCAAACCCAACCAGGTGTCCTTCGCCCGGGTCTTCAGTCCCCAAATCAGCATGGATTAGTGCACCCAGGGTATCAAACACAACCAGGCATCCCTCGCCCAGGTCTTCAGTCCTCAAACCAGCATGGATTAGTGCGCCCAGGGAGTGAAACCCAACCAGGTGTCCTTCACCAAGGTCTTCAATCCCCAAACCAGCATGGATTACTGCATCCAGGAGGTCAAACCCGGCCAGGTGTCCTCCGCCCAGGTCCTCAGCTCCAGAACCAGCCTGGGCTGGTGCATGCTGGCAGTCAAATCCAAGCAGGCCTTTTTCACTCTGGTCTCCAGCCCCCAAACCAGCCTAGCTTAGTGCAACCCGGACTGCAGCCTGGCTCgatgcacagcagcactcatgCACAGGCAGGGTTTGTCCGCCCAGGCCTCCAGCCCCAAAGCCAGCTGGGCTTGCTTCTCCCCAGCCTCCAGTCCCACACCCAGGGCAGCCTCCTGCGCCCCAGCCTCCAGAGccaagcagggctgctgcagcccagccagccCCGACCAGGGCTGCTGCGCCCAGGGCTACCACCACGACCAGGGCTGCAGTCCCAAgcccagcctgggctgctgcatcCCACGGCTCTCTTCTACTCGTCGGCGGGGGCAG tgctCCCTGCCCCAGGTGAGCCTCTGACACGGGAGCAGTGCCAGGTAGCAGTGGGGAGGCTGTCCTGCGTGTCCCCGCCGGGCCGTGAtgcctgcctgcaggcaggctgctgctttgATGACACAGACCGTGCGACGCCCTGCTATTACGGCAACACAG CCACCGTACAGTGCCTGCCTGAGGGCCACTTCGTGCTGGTGGTGCCACGGGGGCTGTCGGCGCAGCCCTACAACTTGGACAGCGTGCGCCTGGCCAGCACCCAGCCTGGCTGCCAGCCTGCCCAGACCTCTGACACCTTCGTCCTCTTCCACTTCCCTGTCACGCAGTGTGGCACCACTGTGCAG gtGATTGAGGACCGGCTGGTCTACGAGAACCAGCTCATCTCCACCATTGATGTCCAGCCAGGGCCCCGTGGCTCTGTCACCCGTGACAGTGTTTACAT CCTCCACGCCCGCTGCATTTACAATGCCACTGAGCTGCTGCCGCTGAGCCTGGAGGTGGCTGTGCCCCCTACCGCTGCTCCTCTGGCACAGCCGGGGCcgctccagctgcagctgcgcATCGCCACCG ATGAGAGCTACAGCTCCTACCACCCTGACACCGACTACCCGCTGGTGAAGGTGCTGCGGGACCCCATCTACGTGGAGGTGCGGCTGCTGCAGAAGACCGACCCCAATCTGGTGCTGGTCCTGCaccagtgctgggcagcccccagcaccagcccagcagCTGAGCCCCAGTGGCCCATCCTGGTGGACGG GTGCCCCTTTGCTGGGGACAACTACAGGACGCAGCTGGTGCCGGTGGGACCTGCCACGCTGCAGATGCCCTTCCCCAGCCACTACCAGCGCTTTGCTATCTCCACCTTTGCCTTTGTGGACAGCCCTTCCATGGTGGTGCTGGAGGGAGAG GTGTACatcctgtgcagtgcctcagtGTGCCACCTGTCGCAGCCCGAGCCCTGCCGGCCCTCCTGTCAAGAGGCCATGCCTTCCC GGGCCCGACGAGCTGCAGGGGCCAGGAAGACAGCAGACATCGTGGGCACAGTCACCTCCTGGGGATGCGTTGTCTTGCCGAAGGGTCCTGCAGTGGGGAGACCTTAA
- the ZP1 gene encoding zona pellucida sperm-binding protein 1 isoform X3, producing the protein MEETHGKLRVVLSAEMAWSCSLLLPLLLLLPTWLPSGSALLRYHYDCGDFGMQLLAFPTRGRTMRFKVLDEFGTRFEVANCSICLHWLSAVEDGGLVFSAGYKGCHVVLKDSRYVLRVQLEEMLLSGVVAASYEVNMTCPQPAGYEVLRDENVHGHHQPERGNGALTGHGVDVLIPRPRPGLLQHIAHSALAVPRPQLPPRGPMEQSHPVAHAQPILEPSELQHQPQPGMEHPRPQPQNQPGTIHASGQTQMGLLHPGLQSPNQPAFVHVGSQIQPGVLRPGLQSQNQQGLVRPGSQTQPGVLRPGLQSSNQHGLAHPGGQMQSGVLRPGLQSSNQHGLAHPGGQTQPGVLRPGLQSPNQHGLVHPGYQTQPGIPRPGLQSSNQHGLVRPGSETQPGVLHQGLQSPNQHGLLHPGGQTRPGVLRPGPQLQNQPGLVHAGSQIQAGLFHSGLQPPNQPSLVQPGLQPGSMHSSTHAQAGFVRPGLQPQSQLGLLLPSLQSHTQGSLLRPSLQSQAGLLQPSQPRPGLLRPGLPPRPGLQSQAQPGLLHPTALFYSSAGAVLPAPGEPLTREQCQVAVGRLSCVSPPGRDACLQAGCCFDDTDRATPCYYGNTATVQCLPEGHFVLVVPRGLSAQPYNLDSVRLASTQPGCQPAQTSDTFVLFHFPVTQCGTTVQVIEDRLVYENQLISTIDVQPGPRGSVTRDSVYILHARCIYNATELLPLSLEVAVPPTAAPLAQPGPLQLQLRIATDESYSSYHPDTDYPLVKVLRDPIYVEVRLLQKTDPNLVLVLHQCWAAPSTSPAAEPQWPILVDGCPFAGDNYRTQLVPVGPATLQMPFPSHYQRFAISTFAFVDSPSMVVLEGEVYILCSASVCHLSQPEPCRPSCQEAMPSRARRAAGARKTADIVGTVTSWGCVVLPKGPAVGRP; encoded by the exons ATGGAGGAGACCCACGGGAAGCTCCGTGTTGTGCTCAGCGCTGAGATGgcctggagctgctccctgctgctgccgtTGCTACTGCTGCTGCCCACATGGCTGCCCTCTGGCTCGGCACTGCTGCGGTACCATTACGATTGTGGGGACTTTGGCATGCAGCTGCTGGCGTTCCCCACGCGTGGCCGCACCATGCGCTTCAAGGTCCTGG ATGAGTTTGGCACCCGCTTCGAAGTGGCCAACTGCTCCATCTGTCTGCACTGGCTCAGCGCTGTGGAGGATGGTGGGCTAGTCTTCTCAGCCGGCTACAAGGGCTGCCACGTGGTGCTGAAG GACAGCCGCTACGTGCTGCGGGTGCAgctggaggagatgctgctCAGTGGGGTGGTGGCTGCCTCCTACGAGGTGAACATGACGTGCCCACAGCCAGCTGGCTACGAGGTCCTCAGAGATGAGAACGTGCATGGCCACCACCAGCCCGAGCGGGGCAATGGCGCCCTGACAGGTCACGGTGTTGATGTCCTCATCCCCCGGCCACGGCCCGGCCTCCTGCAGCACATAGCCCATTCTGCCCTGGCCGTCCCTCgcccccagctgccccccaGAGGCCCCATGGAGCAGAGTCACCCTGTGGCACACGCACAGCCCATCCTGGAgccctcagagctgcagcaccagcctCAGCCCGGCATGGAGCACCCAAGACCCCAGCCCCAAAACCAACCTGGGACGATCCACGCTAGTGGTCAAACCCAGATGGGTCTCCTTCATCCAGGCCTTCAGTCCCCAAACCAGCCTGCATTTGTGCATGTTGGAAGTCAGATCCAACCAGGAGTCCTTCGCCCAGGTCTTCAGTCCCAAAACCAGCAAGGATTAGTGCGTCCAGGGAGTCAAACCCAACCAGGTGTCCTTCGCCCAG GTCTTCAATCTTCAAACCAGCATGGATTAGCACACCCAGGGGGTCAAATGCAATCAGGGGTCCTTCGCCCAGGTCTTCAATCTTCAAACCAGCATGGATTAGCACACCCAGGGGGTCAAACCCAACCAGGTGTCCTTCGCCCGGGTCTTCAGTCCCCAAATCAGCATGGATTAGTGCACCCAGGGTATCAAACACAACCAGGCATCCCTCGCCCAGGTCTTCAGTCCTCAAACCAGCATGGATTAGTGCGCCCAGGGAGTGAAACCCAACCAGGTGTCCTTCACCAAGGTCTTCAATCCCCAAACCAGCATGGATTACTGCATCCAGGAGGTCAAACCCGGCCAGGTGTCCTCCGCCCAGGTCCTCAGCTCCAGAACCAGCCTGGGCTGGTGCATGCTGGCAGTCAAATCCAAGCAGGCCTTTTTCACTCTGGTCTCCAGCCCCCAAACCAGCCTAGCTTAGTGCAACCCGGACTGCAGCCTGGCTCgatgcacagcagcactcatgCACAGGCAGGGTTTGTCCGCCCAGGCCTCCAGCCCCAAAGCCAGCTGGGCTTGCTTCTCCCCAGCCTCCAGTCCCACACCCAGGGCAGCCTCCTGCGCCCCAGCCTCCAGAGccaagcagggctgctgcagcccagccagccCCGACCAGGGCTGCTGCGCCCAGGGCTACCACCACGACCAGGGCTGCAGTCCCAAgcccagcctgggctgctgcatcCCACGGCTCTCTTCTACTCGTCGGCGGGGGCAG tgctCCCTGCCCCAGGTGAGCCTCTGACACGGGAGCAGTGCCAGGTAGCAGTGGGGAGGCTGTCCTGCGTGTCCCCGCCGGGCCGTGAtgcctgcctgcaggcaggctgctgctttgATGACACAGACCGTGCGACGCCCTGCTATTACGGCAACACAG CCACCGTACAGTGCCTGCCTGAGGGCCACTTCGTGCTGGTGGTGCCACGGGGGCTGTCGGCGCAGCCCTACAACTTGGACAGCGTGCGCCTGGCCAGCACCCAGCCTGGCTGCCAGCCTGCCCAGACCTCTGACACCTTCGTCCTCTTCCACTTCCCTGTCACGCAGTGTGGCACCACTGTGCAG gtGATTGAGGACCGGCTGGTCTACGAGAACCAGCTCATCTCCACCATTGATGTCCAGCCAGGGCCCCGTGGCTCTGTCACCCGTGACAGTGTTTACAT CCTCCACGCCCGCTGCATTTACAATGCCACTGAGCTGCTGCCGCTGAGCCTGGAGGTGGCTGTGCCCCCTACCGCTGCTCCTCTGGCACAGCCGGGGCcgctccagctgcagctgcgcATCGCCACCG ATGAGAGCTACAGCTCCTACCACCCTGACACCGACTACCCGCTGGTGAAGGTGCTGCGGGACCCCATCTACGTGGAGGTGCGGCTGCTGCAGAAGACCGACCCCAATCTGGTGCTGGTCCTGCaccagtgctgggcagcccccagcaccagcccagcagCTGAGCCCCAGTGGCCCATCCTGGTGGACGG GTGCCCCTTTGCTGGGGACAACTACAGGACGCAGCTGGTGCCGGTGGGACCTGCCACGCTGCAGATGCCCTTCCCCAGCCACTACCAGCGCTTTGCTATCTCCACCTTTGCCTTTGTGGACAGCCCTTCCATGGTGGTGCTGGAGGGAGAG GTGTACatcctgtgcagtgcctcagtGTGCCACCTGTCGCAGCCCGAGCCCTGCCGGCCCTCCTGTCAAGAGGCCATGCCTTCCC GGGCCCGACGAGCTGCAGGGGCCAGGAAGACAGCAGACATCGTGGGCACAGTCACCTCCTGGGGATGCGTTGTCTTGCCGAAGGGTCCTGCAGTGGGGAGACCTTAA